One Leopardus geoffroyi isolate Oge1 chromosome E1, O.geoffroyi_Oge1_pat1.0, whole genome shotgun sequence genomic window, GCCCCAAGCCCCAAGCCAGGGGATGGGAAAGTACACTGTGGCCACGAGGAGACACAGCAGGAGCGGGGATGCGGGGAGGGCCCATAATTCTCTCTCCCAGAATGTGACAGAGTCCTGGGTTAGAGGCTACGACACGGTGGCCCTGCTCTTCTAGGCGTCACCTACGAATGGCGCAGAGTGAAAGATAGCGTCCGTCCATGTGAAGACTCAACCGCAGTTCTCTATTAGGTCAGGAGCCCTGACAAGACAAGAATCacatctccttcctcttcccaacACCTAGTGCCAGACCCTGCCCTCAGGGCTGACTCAGGGATATTACTGGGTGAATCTGAGACCATTTCTTCACTCTCTGCGTAGGATTCCTTATGTAATACAGACAGACCTCCTAAAGGTCAGCACACAGTGCTATGTGTTTGCCCCCAAAGCTGCAAAGGGACCGTGCCATTGGGAACTGAGATGTGTACCTAGGTCTGTCTACACCGCATCCTGGATCCACTGCCTCCCAGAGGGACCTCCAGAAGAAAGGACTTCTACAAGTTAAATATCGCAGACTTCACACTCCAAAGGAGAACCGCTTGAAGAGAGCCATGGTTGACGCTAAGGAATGCCACCATCACCACAGAATTCCAGGCACCGGGCATGTGGGTAGAAAGTATATTTTAGGGCAGTGACTCATGGTAAGTCGTTTCCTCCAGACCCTAAAACGGACTATTCAATGTCAAGCTGTCTCAGGCTCAGGCTGAGAACAGGGCAGCCATAGGGGACCTAATGGGAGCTGCGTTGTCACGATCCAAGTCTGTACACACCGCTTGTATAACCTGCCCAAGTTCACAAAGACAATATATCAGTCGCCGCTCTTTATGCTCCAAGTGAAAGAAATCCAACTAAAATATGCTTAAACCACAAATGTCATACAGTGTATCGGCTCACATAACCGGGAAGCCTAAGATCTTAAAGCTGGCCGCATCTAGCGCTCAAACGTCATTCTCTCCCCAACTGTCCCTCAGTTGTGCTTTCCTCCACGATGGCTTCAGGCTTCAGGATGCATGCCCCAAGACTGCAAAGATAGTCGTTAGTAACTCCAACTCTCCACTGAGGTTGAGCAAGCCTCATAAAGGAAAGCCAGTCTTCAAAAAGCCTCTGATTGGTCTGCTTGGACCCTGTATCTGGTAGGAGGAGACCCTGATTGGCCAGCCATGGTCACGTGCACCTGCAAGGTGGGCCTTAAACCAGTACTTAAGTCTCTGCTAGGGCACAGGAACTGAATAGAAAGTCAAGAGAGGGGTTGTCTCACGGCAAGTTGAGGGGGTGAGGTGACAAATGGAAGACCAGACACTGAGGCTAGATTGAACTAACCCTAAGCCTAAACTTTGAACAGGCTTTCACACGTTCATAGATGCTATTGTGAGTAAAACACAAATTCACTTAAGAGCAGGAGTGCCTTCATAGTAACTTTTggtctttctgtattttttgtccCAATTGATATCGAAAGGATACCTACGATCACGAGCAGGTCCAAAgaccattctattttttaatatgagaaagGGATTCTTAACTGCAGATTAAGAGAGAGAGtaaagaaagcaagaagagaaGGGAGCCAGGAAAAGCCCAGCCCAGGAAGCAGCGAAGGAAGGTTCCAGGACAGCAGCGTATGACAGGTCAAGGAGGTAGCCGAGGGAAATGGCACTAACTGTCATGCCAGAGCACTGGAGCGGAGTGGAGGAGTGATCGTGGCGGGCagcacagaaagagaaggagaagaaattaaaCCCCGGGGGGTCAGGGGACAGAAACGAGTGCCATCGGACTACATGAGTAAGCTCTGCGGTGAACAATACTTACCTAGTCACAATTCTGCAACCACTATCAATCGTGGGGCAAGAGTGACAAAAATAACCCCAAGAATGGAATGGGTGGGGGGTGTTAAAGACCTAACTCCTTGCCTGTGTTGCCAGGAAGTCCACAGACAGTGTCTAAAATGGATgaatcagagcacctgggtggctcagtcggttgagcgtctgacgtcagctcaggtcacgatttcacggttcgtgggttcgagccccgcatcaggctttgtgttgacagtgcagagcctgcttgggattctctctctccttctctctctttcaaaaaaaaaaaaaaattaaaaaaaatcttttaaatggaagaattatGAGCTAGAAACACAAGATAGGTGGAGATAAGCACCCGAAGATCCAGCGAGAGGTAAGGAGGACCGAGGACTGGTGAGCTGGCCCAGGAGGGTGGGGATGGTCGAGGCAAGAAGCTGCTGCGGGTCATTCTGTTTCCTCACCATTTCATTTCGTACTATTTGAACTGTAAACTATGTGTGATAACATTTGGGAGGCTTAAAGAGTCCATTCTTTGTCAACTGCACCTCAAAGCTGTATTTGTGTCCAACTTTGAGATAGAATTGACAAATCATTTTTACGAACCctttaaatccattttttcaAAGAGAGTGGGAAGAACCAGCTTCCTGCAACAGAAGACATGAGAACATTACCTATTCCGGTTTCAAAAGAAATGGTGGCATTAGTCCTACTTAGATGATTTCGGTCAGAGACCAAGTAAGGATACATCTGGGGTTCAAACAAGAGAGGCTCTCACTCCAGTGCTCAAAGACCAGTTAGAAAACGGAGATCTGACTGGACTGGGTAGGTACAAATTAGCCaaaactgtaataataataataataataataataataataataataataatatagctaGTTATCCTCAAGTGCTTACTTCAGGCCAGAAACCGTCCTGAGGAtattatcttacttaatcctcatgGCAACTGATATtttccccaatttacagatgaggaactgaggctcagatagtTTGGGGAACTTCCTGGAAGTCACACACTCTGGCCCCTCTGCCTGAGGCGAAGGGGCCTCAGAGTGTTGTGATTTACTTCTCTTTTCTAACCACCAATCAAACTTAGAAGTTTCTATCTCTGGTGCCACCTCGAGGGGCCTATGAAAACCACTGACTGTGGCAGTGGTCTCAGGCCCACACTTGCTGGATTGTGCTGGGCCCTGCGCTGTCTTAGGGAAGGCCTAGAAAACGGTATGGGGTAGAGCCGGTATTCAAACCTAAGCAttcctggctccaaagcccactTGCTCGGCCACTGAATTATGCTAGTTCTCCAGCTAGAATCAGAGCTGGGTGAGGATCCCAGTAATTATGAGTTGTATGGCCTTGGGCCcccaagttccttaacctctcttaAGCCTGTTTTATCATCTATGCCATGGGGATAACAATGGTGCTTACCTTCAGGGTGGTTGCTAAGGATAAATCAAAATTCCTATCTGGCAAATAGGAGCCTCTATTTTCCACACCTGTTAAACCCCTTGCCCTTCAGCTCCTAGGTTAAAGAGAGATTCTCACATTTTCTCACCCTTCAGATCCACGGGTGGTAGGGCAAGAGACAGAAAAGGTTTGGGTCAAGGCTAAATTCGTGGGCCTCATCCCAGAGTGACTCtccagggcaggggcggggttCAGGCATCTACACCTTAGACCCCCGAGAAATTCAGATGCCTGCAGTTCTCCTGCCTGGCTTTGAATGACTATGCGTAGTGCTTGAAATCGGACAGACCAGTGCCTTTGTGAGCGTCTGAGCCCTTCCTGCACTGGCCTCCAGCTGTGTCTgtgcctcctccctttccccattGCCCAATGTGTCCTTATCTCCCCCTTCCATTCTAAGCCCCCTCCCCTTACTCTGGCCTTACTTCCTAGCTTCCTCTCCACCTCTCCGTGCACCCTCCCCTGAGCTCAGTCTGCATTCCTACCCACCAGCCGTTTCTCTACCAGTCTCTTGGCCGGCATCGCCCTTTCCTGTGTCCACCCGGAAGGCTCAGATAAAAGTTGCTTCCGCCAGGATAACCTTCCAGGCCTCTTCTCTGGCACCATGGCACTTTGCATGTACCTTTATTATTGCTCAAATAACAGGGTAacgggagatttttttttttccggccTCAGACTACCTGGTGGACTCGTGGCCCATGAATGGTGGAAACGTGCGCCAGAGTaagatggagagaggaagacaagccCGTAGACTTTGCAGAGGGGCCGAGAGGCCTGAGAAGTAAGAGAAGACCAGGAGACGGGGGCTTCTGAAAAGATAGACAAGAGATTACCATGCGGGGTTCCCACAGCTTTTGCAGACAGCGGCTGTGCAAAAATTCATTGGAAGAACTGAGGAATGTTGCTGGCTCCATCTGGGGGAGGGCATGCTTGTATCAAGACACTGATGCTCTTGATGTGCTATAATTATAACCAGAAACACTATCCTTTTGCCCAGGAAACTGGATTTCCTAGTAAATTCCTTACTTTCCAAGTTGTTTAATGCTAAGATAATGCTTTGCTTCtgtgtccttatttatttatttttaatgtttatttacttttgagagggagagcacaagcgagggaggggcagagagagagagagagagagagagagagagagagagagagagagagagaatcccaagcaggctctgcacggtcagcgcagagcccaatgcagggctggaactcacaactgtgagattgtgacctgagccgaagtcagacacttaaccgaccgagccacccaggcatccctccgtGTCCTTATTTCTAACTTTCTGTTCAACTGTTAACCATACTAAATGTACTCAGATTCATCTAGTCTAAAATCGAGGAGAGGTGGTTCTCGCTCCTAGAGAGAGAATTATTGAAGAGGCAGCCCACACACACTCAGGTGCCACATCTCCAACAGCTGGTTTTATAAATGGAAACAGGCACTGGGaccccttcttctccccttcccagaAAGGCTGATGGAGAGCCTGGCCCAGATCAGTGGAGCTTTCTTCCAAGAACTGTCCCGTTCCCAGACCAGCCCTGTAGACACCCCCAAAGTCCCCCTGGACCTGCAGGTAGCAGTAGCTCTCCACCCCAGTACTCACCCCACACTCAGGCCCTAAGATCCCATTTGACCTAAGCCTGCAGGTATGAAGCGTCCAAAGCACAAGACATCTCTCCCCACACTCTTGACACACACTCTTGACCTTTTGTTCTGAGTCCATGTGAAAGAGAAATATCAACTCTACCaagtaaaggaaacaaacaacttCCTGGCTAGATGAGAATAACCAGAACCTTAAGCTTCATGCCTGGGGGCTGACGGGTACCTAAAGGTGCTCCCTTGGTGATAGCGGTGATCAAAACCTGTATGCTTTTCCTGAGAACCACCAGgccacctaccccccccccccccccccccccagcctcccccaggcccccagaaGGCGGCCCAGCTAGCACCCGCCCCCCTCACCTGGCTGcgcacccgccccccccagcctccccccctccccccctccaaccCGCCCCCGACGCCGCGAGCGCCGCGAACAGGGGCTGCAGTGGCCAGGAGTGCCCCGcgcccccccccgctccccccccagGACGGCGGGCcgagacgcccccccccccgtgatCGAAACTGTCCTGcttcagagccccccccccccccccccctaccaCTCCCCGAGCCTTCAGCCCAAacccctgacccccccccccccccaccccccccccccctcacccccccttcccccccccacaccccccccccccccaccccacccctccccccctccacccccccccccccccccccccctcccccccccccccccctcgaacccccccccccccccccccccctcccagccccccccctcccccccccccccacccaccccccccccactcccccccccccccccccccccccaccacaaccCTATCttcgcccacccccccccccccccccccccacccccacccccccccccccccccaccccccccccccaccccccaccccccccccccccccctatcTGACTTGCACCTCAACTGCAGGGCCTCATGGTAAACACTCAACCTGGGCTCCCTGGTGATAGCGGTGATCAAAACCTGTATGCTTTTCCTGAGAACCACCAGGCGGGAAGCACCTACTGCACTGATGCCCTCAGGGAGGCAAAACTAGGGTAGACGTTATTGGTCCGATTTTACAAGTGGGAACCTTCCGGGCAGGAGGCCAACAGACAGCCTCAAAGGTAGATAGTGCTGTGCCCAGGCAAGGTCATGAACCCAGAAGGCGGCCGGGATCTAGTGAGACGCAGACACTGCTGGGGGCGGGCAGTAGGACACGTTCCGCCCGACACTGGTGGGCTAGCCTGGTGGCCTCGCCTCTTCCTGCGCATCTCGGGTCGCAGAGTCCCCAGCCTCCCAGATCACTCACCTGCTCTGGGGCTGGTCACTTGGGTTTTCCTGAGCGCTGGCCCCGCCCCGAGGCTCCGCCGGCCCTGCGATTGGCTCcgcggcccgggggcggggccggacgCCGAACCAACGTGATGGCGTCAGGCGCCGCGAGCGCCGTTTCCTGTTGTCGCTGGCCGGGAGGCCGCAGCGCCTGGTCTGAGGCTTAGGGGCTGCAGTGGCCAGGAGtgccccgcgccccctccccgctccctctGGTGAGTTAGGGGTCAGAGGGCGAGGAGGGTGAGAAGGGACGGCGGGGCCGAGACGAGAACGGGCGATGGGTCACCAGCCCTGTCCGTGATCGCAAACCCTTGGTTGCTTTGAAACTGTCCTGCTTCAGAGCCTTTTCCCTTCCCCGCCTGAGCCCCGCACCCTACCCCACTCGGACCCGAGCCTTCAGCCCAAACAGCCAGTGCTGACCcgtccccttcctcttcttcaccCGTGACCCGAGCCCAGCCCTTACCCTCACCCCTTCACCACTGGTCTTGCGTAAGTGCAGCCACACTCGACCCCACGGTAGCCCACTTCCAACCCCTAGGACAGCCACTTCCCTCCGCCTCCCTCTAACGCATCTCATTCTCACCCCTCAACCCCTTTGGCGATCCCAGTGCTCCACGCAAACCTCCTcgaaccccccccctccccgtcttTCTGGCTTACCCCTTTTCAGGCTCAGCTTTCTTATCCCAGCCCCCCTGCTCAGCCCCCCAAGGTCTGCTCAGCCAAaacacccacctccccccactcattTAATACCTACCACCGCAGTAGATGCCCTATTGCGCTTACCCCCCTCTTCTTGATAACTCTGATCTCAGCCCTATCTCAAGTCTTGTATGTATCTTCTTGTCCTCACCCACTCAACCCCTAACTTCCAAGCCCACCACATACTTTCTTTCCATCCCCAGCCAGCCTGAGGACACTTCATTCCTGAGTCTTTGCTAAACCACCCCCCAACTCTTGCTGCCCTGGTTCCCACCACCCCTACCCAATCTTGTTAGAGTGACGTCTTCCTATCCCCATTTCAACTCTTCATCCCAACTCTGTGCCCATTCTTCCCTTGATGTGGTCCCCGTTTGATCTGAGAACCTAGTGCAGTCCCCTGCCAACCCCACCTGCTTTCTCAGAGCCAGGCACTTGCCGAACACCTCAACTGATGCAGGGCCTCAGATGGTAAGTAAGTGTGGAGGAGTAGAGATCCTTCTCCCGTGGGTCAAGTGCTTTTCCTGGATGTCAGGTCCCCTGTAGCTGTCCTTAAGGATTGTGTTCCTGGCATCCGTATTACATTACTCGCGTTGGCTGCTGGAGTGGTAGGTATCATCCAAATACCTGGAAGGTGAGGGATAGCTACTCATTCAGCTGGGGCAGTGGAAGCTTATCACTTCCTCTTGGGTGATGATCTGGAGAAACTCAAGGGGTTCCACTGTGTGGGGTTGGCTGTGGTCACAGAATCATGTCCATGTGTATTGCCCTGCCGCTTAGAAAGGACCctcacccagtgctcctcctgGCCAGAATGGGTTGTAGATTAGTCCCACTACCGAATGTGCCAGAGGTGACGTTACATGTTGTGAAGAGTAGAGATGAGTGGATCCTGGGGACGCCGAGGCCTCCGTGGAGGCTGTTGAATTGCTTCCTCTTTTTGCAGGTGCTGGGTCATTGAGTTTTGACCATTTTGAGTACCCATGAACACAGAGAGTCAAGTTATCTCAGAGTAGCTAGACATTCTCGAGGCACCCAGGCTCCGTTGTTAACATTTATAATCTCCTGGGATTTGGGGGTGCACCTCCCCTCTAAGTTCTGGTGACCAAACTCCAAAGGATTGGCCATTTGACAGCCATTGTAAAGGACCCCAAAGAAGACCCATTGTCTTTGCTTGCATTTATAGTCTCACGCCTTTGAGAATTGGATGTCCTTTTACCTTCAATATCCTCTTCCGTTAAGGTGTGATCTCTGAAGGGTTTCAGCCTGTTGGCAGCTTGGTGTAATGGAAGGAGTTCCACAGTGACCCCACCACTGAAAAGTTGTATACCTCAACCTCTTACAGTCTGAAAGGGTCTGAgcctttttattttactcatctgttcattcagcaagtattttttGAGCACCACTGTGTGCCGTGCACTGTTTGAAGCATTAGAAATACAATGGTGAATGAGTCAGGCAAAGGTCCTGCTTTCATTCACTCAGAGTTTGGTCCTTGCCAGAATCTTAAGGGATCTGGGACAAGAATATGGGAGAGATGGGTGTTgttggatggaaggagggagggaggaaagaaagatacCCAGTGTTCCTAGACTTCACATTTCTGGCCTCACCCACTAGCCTTTGGACTGGGAATCACGAGCTAGAAGTTGCTTGCCCTCCAGCTGATATTCAGTTGCTTTGTTGCcctaccccccccacacacacacacccatcccaccccccacaggGCTCTTGTCTAGAAATCCAACTTTCTTCAGGTAGAAGGAGGTGCTGTTTACTCAGCACTCACATGTCTGAAGTATCAGCTGTCTTTCTGAATCAGAAGATAACTTTGTCATTTGTTTCCAACTGAAAACCCTGACTCATCACCTGATACAGCAGCTGGAGGGCTTAAACACTGGCCTGTTGTCGTGCATAGCCAGGTGCAGGATCGGAGTCAGGCCGTAGAGACGAGGCTGTCGCGGATGGCGGGGAAGTCTCTAAGAAGAAGAGGTTGCTGTTCACTGATGAACGGAGTGTTTCGAAAGTGGTGAAGCCAggttatccatttcttcttttaatgtaaGTCTCATCTGAGTCCTTCTCCTCTTTTCGTTCTTCCTTAGGCTCTGGAGGAAGTGAATTTGGATGTTTATAGAAGGCCAGGCAGTATCACGAAGAGAATCAACCACAACGATTCCTTCCTGTGTGTTGGAACATTTGAGGAGGGACAGCTCGGAAACCTGGCTGCCATGGAAAGGACCTGTGGTCAGCTAGTTGGGGCCACAGATCTGATGGGCAAGATTGTTTCTTGTCAGTGTTAGGCCTTCTCTGATAAGGTGGAGCTTCTGAAGAGTCTGTGAATAATAAGTTTGCCTGAAACTCTTTGAACCAAGGACCTGGCACAGTATGAACTGGCGAAAGGCACAGAGCTTGGAATGAGAAAATGCTGTCCCTCACCTGAGGCGTGTTTctactgagcctcagttttctcttctgtgaatgaGGGATAATCATCCTTCTCTCACAggattgttttaagaattaaatgaggatAGAGAATGAGATCCTGGGCCAGAGTGAACCGAtacagaggggcagaggtagacgAAGGGTGGCGTAAGAGTTTCCTAAAGGCACTCACCTTTTCTGCTCAACTGTATCAGGGATGTTTGAACTCTCTACTTGCTGTCTTTATTCTGGGTCTCCTGAAGACCCACCCTCTTTCGTTTGCTTCTTGGTGTCAGTGAAGACAGTTCTGAGGATAGAAAGTGAAACCAGTCCCATAGCATGGTAGATGGGGGTCTGGCCCCCCCAGGGAGCCTGCTGGAGTGCTGACCTAGCAGTCAGGAGACCCAGAGCCCAGAGATCTCACATCGTAGATGGTCGTGGTCCTGCCTCTGAGCCATTGCCTGCCTTCCTGAGGCGTTCTAGAACCGACGGGCCTACGTAGGGAGCTTTGGCTTCCTGCAAAGAAAGATGTGCCCGGAACTTTGGCCTGACCCCCACGTCTCAGTTCTGTTTTCTGAATTGTCAAGTGGCAATTCTTCTAGGTTTCTCTGCACTGTTGTCCTTTTGTGACGTTCCTGACACTGTTTTAGGTCCCAGTTGTCTCTTGTCTGGCCCTGCTCTGACCTCCGTGTCagtttactttgttttttcagCAGACCCTGATTTGGCCAGAGCACCCACTTAATGAtaagcctccctccctccagtgaATATTATATTCAGTTAATTAGTTGATGAGGCCTCAATGGTCCTCTTCTTCAGATTGCTGAGGCCCAAGCCTTGAGGCCGGCTGAGGGAAGGGCAGTTTTAGGGCTTGAGGCTCTGTCTAGAAGGGCAGGCCCCCGGAATTGTCAAAGGGGATTGGATGCCAGGGTCTCAAAGCCAGAGAGCCTGAACTTGGCCTGCAGGGCTGCGTAGGGTAGCCTTGAAGAAACCCAGCCTCTAGGATCAGGCACGGTTTCAGGACCGACTCTGTAGTACGTCCCCTTCTCCCGGTGCCCTGGTGGCCAGAGCATGGAGCTGGTCTCCAGCAAAGGGTCCTGAGGATTCCCAGTGGGTAGGAGCTGGGAAAGTGGTGGAGGGAGAGACAGTCTGATGGGCTGTGGCCAGGGGCTAGTGTTCCTCCTGTCAGTCTGTTGTGCGCTGACCAGAGCTGGTTTCGTGGGGGCCGTCCTCCACACACCTATCTCCCTTTGCGTGTCCTTACTTAGGAAGGTCGGCGCTGGGTCCTGTTCACCCTCTGCCGGATCCAGAGGCCAGGGCTTGAATCAGAGCGTCTTTCATCATTTAGGGCCACCCTGCCGTTCTCCATGCCTCGCTGTTCGCCTGTAAACCTTTCCTGCCAGACTCAACCCCAGTGCTCCCTTGCATCCCACCACCTGGGCCCCCAGCCGAAGAGCCCTCCTCCCAAgacttccctgccccctccccagccacccctTAGCCCTAGCTCACACCTGCCTCTTCCAGAAGGGTGGATGTCATCCTGGCCGAAGGTGGTAGAGCCCGCCACTGATCAGCCCTGGGATCTTGGGAAGTTCCTTGACCTGGGTCAGCTTTGATTTCATATCTGTTAGATCTGGATAATAAAAGAGCTCACCTAGGGTGGTTAcaaggaatgaatgaagcaaTGTGTGTAAACAGTACAAAATCCATTCAGCATGCCTCCATTTGATAACTTCTTTGGGCCATAGGTTTTTGAGAACAGAGACAGCGATGACCTATTTTTTGGTGTCCCTCCATGCTCGGCAGTGTGGTCACTAGAGATCTGTTTAGATGGGAATGTGCCTGCCCAATCCTGGTCCGTCCAAGTGGCTGGGGCGGTCCAGGCGAGCCAACAGCCCCCCCGAGGCTCAggttgagccccccccccccccgccctaaGCCACCcccgggggttggggggagccAGTGCCCTGAGGAATTTACCTGTGTACTGACTTCGGGTAGTTGAGCAGACTCATTCAGACAGTGGCTTTTGCCTATAAGGCTTGGCCACATCCAACCGGGGTAATAGATACCATTTATCCTTAGTaccgtcaggccctgtgctgggcgtTTTCCACATTCATAACCTCCATTTGAGACGTCTGCCGTGGTGCCCCACCTAGCATGCCTAAGTGGTTAGTGGCAAATCGAGATTCGAACCCGTGTTGTTTCCCTTAGGCGTGTCCCTGTGCTGCTCCAGCTGGACCCTCGTGCCTGGAGGGGAAGCGGCTATGTAGCAAGAGGCcctccctttggaaacttccttcaGTTGTGCTTGTCCCTGCCGAGCTGGCAGACATCGGGCTGGCACAGGAGTCAGAGGCTCCGAATGTGAATCGTGAGCCCCTGCTTCCTGGTCCGTGTGGGCTCTTGGCACCTCCAGCGGCAGCATCCCCCTCGCACCCTTAGTTCTGTATCCAAATCAGCCCTTCATTCCCTGCTTTTTTGTGCCAGCGTCTGGTGTGGCATACAGAGGCCTTTCCATGCCCTGATTAGGGTGGACCCACCCATGGCACATAGGATTCCCCACCTCCTGAGATCCGAGCCCTcagatttcttctcttcccttgtttccttccttaaaaTCCACTCTTGGCTTTTACTTTTGAATTCAGAGGCCTTTGCATTGCAGTTTGAGGAAGATGGGCTGACCCGCtgcctgctgggggagggggagaattgGCTGGGGGTGGTGAGCTGGAACCTGCTCATCTGGCCGCCGCCATCTGTCTCTGCAGGTGTCATGTGATTCTCCGAGGGAGCTGCAGTGTGAGCGGAAATGCTCTCGGTGGTGGAGAATGGACTGGACCCCCGGGCTGCCATCCCGGTAGGCAGTCGGAGAGGCtcaagggtggggaagggggcacgGGACAGCCATGTCATTGGTTTTCCTCACTTTGAAATGAATGAGTACTGTCTGGAAAGCGAGGCCTCGGGTTGAGAAAGAGTTAtagcagaagcaggctctgaggagATCCTGCCCTTTCTAGAACATCTTATTGGTGATGGAATGGGAATTGATAAAAAACGACAGATTTTAATATGGGCTGCCTAAAGACCAAGGATTTCTCAAAGGAAGTCAtacatatggggcacctgggtggctcacacgGTTAAGCATCATGATCGTAAGTGGCTcgtggtcttgcagtttgtgaggtcaaaccctgcattgggcgctctgctgtcagagcagagcctgctttggatcctcggtccgctctgtctctgccccctcccccacaggcacaTACACgtatgcacattctctctctctctctctctctcaaaaataagtaaacattaaaagaaggggcagctgggtggctcagtcggttgagcatccgacttcagctcaggtcatgatctcacggctcatgggttggagccccacatcgggctctgtgctgccagctcagtgcctggaggctgcttcatattctgggtctccctctctctctctctgccctctccgtctcatgctgtctctctctgtctctcaaaaataaataaacattaaaaaaaaagaaaaaagaaaagaaggcattagggtggcctgggtggctcagatggttgagcgtc contains:
- the LOC123603791 gene encoding cyclic GMP-AMP synthase-like isoform X1, which gives rise to MAARGSSPFSTTESISAHTAAPSENHMTPEGAGRGRGALLATAAPKPQTRRCGLPASDNRKRRSRRLTPSRWFGVRPRPRAAEPIAGPAEPRGGASAQENPSDQPQSRSLLTSSPEEAGEPLLPPPPRPPCPTSVVWLLRALFLIQPCLACEDLNRHGHGCWRLVAASLVGL
- the LOC123603791 gene encoding cyclic GMP-AMP synthase-like isoform X2, with amino-acid sequence MAARGSSPFSTTESISAHTAAPSENHMTPEGAGRGRGALLATAAPKPQTRRCGLPASDNRKRRSRRLTPSRWFGVRPRPRAAEPIAGPAEPRGGASAQENPSDQPQSRSLLTSSPEEAGEPLLPPPPRPPCPTSVVWSWKPTNHSSQIPSTAEFCQ